GTTTTCTGCCTGGAGTTGCCCGGTCAACATCAACACTGCGACCGCCGAAGAACTCATGGAACTCAAGAATATCGGCGCAGCCAAGGCCGAGGACATCATCGAGTACCGCAGTGCCCAGCCGTTCAAGGTCCCCGAAGACCTGATCAAGGTATCCGGCGTCGGCGAAGCAACCTTGTCGGCCAACAAGGACTGCATCACCGTGGAGTGAAAACCCGAAGGCGGGGTGATCAGGCATCACCCCGCCCACGCGGCCCCTCGTCTGCGAACGTGCATTCCGACCCCGCGGGCGTCGATTGGGAATGCAATGATGCCAGCGCGACCGATGAATAAAATCAATTAAAACCGCCACTTCTGCCCGAAAACGGGGCATTTTTGACGCACCGCAACAGCGCACCGCACCACTTGGTTACACATTCTTGACGGCCCCAATACCGGGGGCTACTCTCCGCCTGCATCGCTAGGTCCCGGGCGTCGTACTCGCGTTCCCGCGTGCACGATTCGGGGGCAACTAAATTCGTAGGGAGAAAGTTCTGATGAAACTCAGCACAGAGGGCCGACTTCGGTTGGCTGCTCGCAGCATGCTTTTCGCCGTAGGCGTTGGCGCTGCGAGTCTGTCGGGCGTGGCATACGCGCAGAGTAACGTGGAAGGTGCGATTTACGGCACCGTCCCCGGGGGGGATGACGGCACCATCGTCATTGAAAATACGGCAACGGGAGCAACGTTCACGTCGACTGGTGGAGACGATGGACGCTTCCGTTTCAGTGCATTGCCGACCGGGTCGTACAAGGTCACGCTCAAGCGTGAAGGCAAGCCGGACGTCGCAAAGATCGTTTCGGTTCGCATCGGTACCGGCACGTCCGTATCGTTCGAAACCTCGACCAACGCCGACCTGGGCACCGTCCAGGTTGTCGGTGCCGCGATTTCTCCGATCGACGTGACGTCGACGGACACCACCATCAACTTCAGCGAAGAACAGATCGATCAGTTGCCGATTGCGCGCAACCTGACCGCTGTCGCTTTGCTGGCTCCGGGCACGACGCTGGGTGACTCCGCATTCGGCAACCTCGCGTCGTTCAGCGGTTCGTCGGTCGGCGAGAACGTTTACTACTTCAACGGCTTCAATATCTCTAACTTCCGGACCGGCCTTGGCTTCTCCGTGATCCCGTTCGAGTTCATCCGCGAATTCCAGGTCAACAGCGCCGGATACGGTGCGGAATTCGGTCGCTCCACTGGTGGTCTTGTCAACATGACCTCCAAGAGCGGTGGGAACGAGTTCAAGGTCGGAGCCAATATCTACTGGGAGCCGGAATCGCTGCGCTCTTATGCCCCGAGCTCAATCTACACCGACGAAGACTCCGGCGATCGCGTCTACCTCGTTAACAACGATAACGACGAATTCGAAGAGCGCACCGTCAACTTGTTTGCCAGTGGTCCAATCATCAAAGATCGCTTGTTTTTCTATGCGATCGGCGAACTGCGTGATCGTCCGGAAACGTATACGTTGGCAGGTGGCACCGTCGGCGGCGCTCAACAGGTCTTCGATCGTGAACGCGACACCCCGTTCTATGGCGTTAAGCTCGATGGCGTGGTTGCGGATGGTCACAACGTCGAGTTCACCTACATCAAGAATGAAGATGAGGTGACTGACACCACCAACAACGGACTCGACTCGCGCGTTTACAACCTGGGCGGCGAGATCATGATCGGTCGTTACTCTGGCAAGCTGCTCGACAACCTCACCTTGTCGTTGCTCGCGGGCAAGAGTGAAGACGAGGATTCCACCACGATCGGCAATCCGGCGACCAGCACCTACATCTCGGCGACCAACATCGGTGGCGGCATCATCGGATTTTCGCCACTGTCACTGATTGACACCAATCTGGACGAGCGTAAGGCCTATCGCGCCGATTTGGTCTGGGAGACTCAGGACCACCGTCTTCGCGTTGGCTACGATCTCGAGAACAACTCCGTAGACAACCGCGATTATATCCCCGGCAACTACATGGATCCGTCGACTGGCGACACTGCTCGGCTTGTCTATTTTAATCGGGCCCAGTATGAGGACGATTCGTTCGACCGTGCTGTTTATACCGATTTCTACGAGAACATCGGTGCCTTCGAAACCGACAGCAGCGCGTACTACATCGAAGATACTTGGTATGTTGATGATCGTCTGGTGCTGACGATGGGCCTGCGTAACGAAACCTTCGACAACAAGAACGCTAAAGGCGATACGTTCATCAAGACGAAGGACCAGCTGCAACCGCGCCTCGGTCTCTCGTATGACCTTTCCGGTGGCGAAGGAACGAAGAAGCTGCTGCTGAAGTACGGCCGCTACTACATCCCGGTTGCGACCAACACCAACCTGCGTCTGGCCGGTGCGGAAACGTATATTCGTCGTCGCTATGATGTCGATGATGCGAATCCGTACGACGAGAACGGGCTTCCGAACTTCGTCGATGCGACGCCGACCCCGTACAGCACCACGGTGTATGGCGACGGGTCGGTTCACCCAACAGAGTCTGCGGTGGACTCCACGATCGAGCCTCAGTATCAGGACGAGTTCGTGATCGGCTATCAGCAGGCCATCGGCAACAAGTGGCAGGTTGGCCTGACCTTCATCCATCGCGATCTGAAGAGCACGCTTGAAGACATCGCGATTGATGCTGCTTTGAACGAGTATGCGGCGGGCAATGGTTATGATGACTTCTACGCCTCCGGATTCGACTATTACGTCCTGACCAATCCGGGCAGCGACCTGAATATTCAGGTTGACCTTGATGGTGATGGTGTAGCCGAAGATGTCGCTATTTCCGGCGCGCAGACGGGTTATCCGAAGGGTGAGCGCTACTACAACGGGCTCGAATTCAC
The Gammaproteobacteria bacterium DNA segment above includes these coding regions:
- a CDS encoding TonB-dependent receptor plug domain-containing protein, with translation MKLSTEGRLRLAARSMLFAVGVGAASLSGVAYAQSNVEGAIYGTVPGGDDGTIVIENTATGATFTSTGGDDGRFRFSALPTGSYKVTLKREGKPDVAKIVSVRIGTGTSVSFETSTNADLGTVQVVGAAISPIDVTSTDTTINFSEEQIDQLPIARNLTAVALLAPGTTLGDSAFGNLASFSGSSVGENVYYFNGFNISNFRTGLGFSVIPFEFIREFQVNSAGYGAEFGRSTGGLVNMTSKSGGNEFKVGANIYWEPESLRSYAPSSIYTDEDSGDRVYLVNNDNDEFEERTVNLFASGPIIKDRLFFYAIGELRDRPETYTLAGGTVGGAQQVFDRERDTPFYGVKLDGVVADGHNVEFTYIKNEDEVTDTTNNGLDSRVYNLGGEIMIGRYSGKLLDNLTLSLLAGKSEDEDSTTIGNPATSTYISATNIGGGIIGFSPLSLIDTNLDERKAYRADLVWETQDHRLRVGYDLENNSVDNRDYIPGNYMDPSTGDTARLVYFNRAQYEDDSFDRAVYTDFYENIGAFETDSSAYYIEDTWYVDDRLVLTMGLRNETFDNKNAKGDTFIKTKDQLQPRLGLSYDLSGGEGTKKLLLKYGRYYIPVATNTNLRLAGAETYIRRRYDVDDANPYDENGLPNFVDATPTPYSTTVYGDGSVHPTESAVDSTIEPQYQDEFVIGYQQAIGNKWQVGLTFIHRDLKSTLEDIAIDAALNEYAAGNGYDDFYASGFDYYVLTNPGSDLNIQVDLDGDGVAEDVAISGAQTGYPKGERYYNGLEFTFEKIWDGKWTVQGSYTWSQSYGNVEGYVRSDNGQDDAGLTTGFDQPGLVDGSYGYLPNDRRHRFKTFGAYRVLPELDIGANLLVQSGRPINAFGNHPSDAFAAEYGSESFYSYGELNPRASRGETPWIWSLDLSARYKPMVVPGLTVGLDVINVFDNDDETEVFEIEEQDFGPGVPDYRYNNPTAYQTPRYVRLSLEYDFTF
- a CDS encoding helix-hairpin-helix domain-containing protein, translating into MKYARIAGLLTAGLISFSAWSCPVNINTATAEELMELKNIGAAKAEDIIEYRSAQPFKVPEDLIKVSGVGEATLSANKDCITVE